Proteins from a genomic interval of Spiroplasma endosymbiont of Lonchoptera lutea:
- the holA gene encoding DNA polymerase III subunit delta, translating into MFLIYGSDKFLINKQIQKVINVINKDQQMNILKYSMINTNIDEILQVISMPPLFNNKQIVIIEDCWFLTSSREHQLSSLQFKNLLKYCENPAPFTEIFFVVNSSNIDQRKKIIKVIEKTGKVLVVKELNDSQLKMFVQNYFVKHNTEITNEGLNLLLERLPNSLQIIANELNKLVNYSNSLILEDVDVLVSRYLDSNIFDLANAFIVRDISQIWQRYYDFKNSNQDVLAIIGLLANQLRTIRDIKIYQQRNYDFNTICQKMTINPFRLKILWKYLLKIDDQQIHYLLGSLSNLDYNIKRSHVNKNIGFEMFLLQL; encoded by the coding sequence ATGTTTCTAATTTACGGTAGTGATAAATTTCTTATTAATAAACAAATTCAAAAAGTAATTAATGTTATTAATAAAGATCAACAAATGAATATTTTAAAGTATAGTATGATAAATACTAATATTGATGAAATACTACAAGTTATTTCAATGCCACCATTATTTAACAATAAACAAATTGTTATTATTGAAGATTGTTGGTTTTTAACTTCTTCTCGTGAGCATCAATTAAGTAGTTTACAATTTAAAAATTTACTTAAATATTGTGAAAATCCCGCACCATTTACTGAGATATTTTTTGTTGTTAACAGCTCTAATATTGATCAACGAAAAAAAATTATTAAAGTTATTGAAAAAACAGGTAAAGTTTTAGTTGTTAAAGAATTAAATGATAGTCAGTTAAAAATGTTTGTTCAAAATTATTTTGTTAAGCATAATACTGAAATTACTAATGAGGGTTTAAATTTATTATTAGAAAGATTACCTAATAGTTTGCAAATTATTGCTAATGAATTAAATAAACTGGTTAATTATAGTAATTCATTAATATTGGAAGATGTTGATGTTTTGGTTAGTCGTTATTTAGATAGTAATATTTTTGATTTAGCTAATGCTTTTATTGTTCGTGATATTTCACAAATATGGCAACGATACTATGATTTTAAAAATAGTAATCAAGATGTTTTGGCAATTATTGGTTTGTTAGCTAATCAACTGAGGACGATTCGTGATATTAAAATTTATCAACAAAGGAATTATGATTTTAATACTATTTGTCAAAAAATGACTATTAATCCTTTTCGGTTAAAAATTCTTTGAAAGTATCTTTTAAAAATTGATGATCAACAAATTCATTATTTATTAGGTAGTTTAAGTAATTTAGATTATAATATAAAAAGAAGTCATGTTAATAAAAATATTGGCTTTGAGATGTTTTTATTGCAATTGTAA